Proteins co-encoded in one Brassica oleracea var. oleracea cultivar TO1000 chromosome C4, BOL, whole genome shotgun sequence genomic window:
- the LOC106342346 gene encoding probable thiocyanate methyltransferase 2 — protein sequence MAEGQQNSAHINGENIIPPEDVAKFLPKTVEEGGWEKCWEDGVTPWDQGRATPLVVHLIESSSLPLGRALVPGCGGGHDVVAMASPERYVVGLDISESALEKAAETYGSSPKAKYFTFVKEDFFTWRPNELFDLIFDYVVFCAIEPETRPAWAKAMYELLKPDGELITLMYPITDHDGGPPYKVAVSTYEDVLVPVGFKAVSIEENPYSIATRKGKEKLARWKKIN from the exons ATGGCTGAGGGACAACAAAACTCAGCTCACATCAATGGTGAAAACATCATCCCTCCAGAAGATGTTGCTAAGTTCCTGCCCAAAACTGTTGAAGAAG GTGGATGGGAAAAATGTTGGGAAGACGGAGTAACACCATGGGACCAAGGAAGAGCCACACCTCTCGTTGTCCATCTTATTGAATCTTCTTCTCTTCCTCTTGGTCGTGCTCTTGTCCCCGGCTGTGGCGGA GGTCACGATGTGGTTGCGATGGCAAGCCCCGAACGTTACGTTGTTGGTTTGGATATTTCTGAAAGTGCCCTCGAGAAAGCTGCTGAG ACTTACGGCTCCTCACCGAAGGCCAAGTACTTTACGTTCGTGAAGGAAGACTTCTTCACATGGCGTCCTAACGAATTATTCGATCTCATTTTCGATTATGT GGTCTTCTGTGCCATTGAGCCGGAGACGAGACCTGCATGGGCCAAAGCCATGTATGAACTCTTAAAACCCGATGGCGAACTCATTACTCTCATGTATCCG ATTACCGATCATGATGGTGGACCGCCATACAAAGTAGCTGTCTCTAC CTACGAAGATGTTTTGGTTCCGGTAGGATTCAAGGCAGTGTCCATTGAAGAGAATCCATACTCCATTGCCACTCGTAAG GGTAAAGAGAAGCTTGCTAGGTGGAAGAAGATCAACTGA